The Amycolatopsis coloradensis sequence GGCACGGATGGGCGCCCAGTTCGAGGCCATCAAGGCGGACGCGCTCGGCTGAGGCTTCCCGTACTTGAGCCAAGAGCGGCGATCACGCGCGGGTTCTGCCGTCGCACCGCCCAGCCACCACTTCTCAACTGTCCGCAAAGGACACTTTCGCGCTATGAGCGCCCGATTGGAGTACTTTGCGGGGATAGCGGCGGGGTCGCGAGTGATAAAGAGGGTCAGAACGCAATGCCACGTAGCTTAAGTTGATCTTGGGCGGGGTTGACAGGTGGGGTGAAGGCTCCCTTCGCTGCGCCTGATGCGACGAAGAGGCACCTTCGGTCCCGGTCGCGGGTCGGGTTGGTCGGGAAATCGCCCATCTGGGCATCAATCAGACATTGAGTCAGCGAAAGGTGTCCTTAGTGGACACTCAGTGGCGTAGTCGGCTCCTGTCGGCCAGGGCAACCGAGCGCTTGACCTGCGGCGACCCTCACCGCTTACGATCAAGACCGCCATCCAAGATCAACTTAAGCTAGGTGGCAAGAGGGTTAGAACGATCTTTACCGCTCACGACCCCGCACACATTCGCCTGAATCGCCCAGATTGCACACTTCGCCTCGAACGTGCGTCCCTTGTGGAGGTCAAGAGAACCGCGTCACGACTGCCGTCGCACCATCTCGGCTATCCAGACGGGAGCGAACGGCGAGGTGCAGTTCGGCGGGGTCGGATAGTCCTTGAGCACTTCGAGGCGCTCCCCGATGCCGATCGCCCGGGCACGATGCTCCGCGTGCTCGATCCCGATCTGCGCCAGGCAGTGGTTCATCGCCCACTGCAGGCGATCCGGCGCGGTCTTCATCTCCGCTTCGATGACGTCGAGCAGCCCGGTGAGGTCGAGGCCCTCGGGCTTCTTCGCCACGCGTTCGGTCGTCAGGGCCCAGCCGGCGCTCGCGACCACGGGGTCCGGATCGGCCGACCACGTCAGGCGCAGCTCTTCGGCGTGCGGGCTCTTCTTGACCACATAGTTCACGAGCCAGTCGTGCACCTTCGGGGTACGCGCCTCACGCACCATGCGGTCCAGCTCGTCGCGGTCGAACGCCTTCGGGCGGCAGATCAGGAGCGCGAGCAGTTTCGCCGCCGTGTCGTCCGTTTCCCACAGCTCGCGCGCGAGCTCCTGCTGGGTTTTCAGCCGCTTCGCGAGCGCACGCAGCTTGCCGAGGTTCACCCCGTGGTCGTCGCCGTGCTTCTCGTTCACCTGCCGTGCGCGCGGGTCCTCGAGCGCGGCCAGTTCGGCCATCACTTCGGCTGTCGTCATCTCGGCCTCCCGACGTTCAGCCTACGAGGCGTGCCGGGTGGAGGAGCCGGCCGGGAACGGGGAAGCCGCTCGTGACGGCCTGCCGGGCACCGCTCACCCGGCGTACCGAGTCACGGGGCTGCTACGGTTGACCCGTCGCGGTTCAGACACCAGCCGCCGGATCCCTTCTTCCGGGTTCGGCCTGTCCACCGGACAGCGGCCGGCCCCCGTACCGGCAAGGAGTCAACTTGACCGACTACCGCGCTCCCGCTTCTTATCCAGCACCTTCGACGCGGAGATTCGTTTCCTCACTCGACATTTCGATCACCGCTTCCGCCGATGACACGGTGGTCACCGTATCCGGTGAGATCGACCTCGGTGTCTCGGACGACCTGCGACGGGCGCTGGACGAGGAACTCCGATTCCAGCCGTCGGCGCTGATCGCCGATCTGTCCGCGGTCAGCTTCTGCGATTCGTCCGGCTTCACCGTTCTCGTCCAGATCCGGGCGAAGGCCGAGGAAGCAGGCATCCCGTTCATCATGGTCACCCAGGAACGGGCCTTGCTGCGTCCGATGGCGCTGCTCGGCCTCGACGCCGTCTTCACCGTGCACCCGACCCTCGATTCGGCACGGAACATGCTCACTCGCTGACCGGCTGCCATGATGGGCGGTTGTGACGAGTGACAAGGGTTCGGGCTTCCGTATCGGCGGCCGTCCACTGGCGGAACGGCTGACCGAAGTCCTGCCATCGCTCGCGAAGACGGTGCTGGCCGAGATCGTCTCCCGGATCCCGGAGTACGGCCTGCTCCCCGCCGAGGAACTCAGCGGCGACATCACGCAGGTGATCGAGCAGAACCTGCGCTCGTTCATCGACACTCTGCGCACCGGGTCCACACCGGCGCGCGAGGAGCTCGACTTCCTCCGCGAGTCGGCGGCCCGGCGCGCGGAGGAAGGCATCCCGCTCGACGTCGTGCTCACCGCGTACCACATCGGCATCCAGGTGGTCTGGGCGTCACTGACGCCGGACGCGCGTCCGGAGGAGGTCGCCGACGTCCTGGCCGTCAACGCGCTGACCCTGCGTTACCTGGAGGTGGTCACGCCCGCGGTCGGCGCCGGGTACCTCGATGAGCGACAGACGATGTTCGACGACGAGCGGTCGGCGCGGCACACCGTGCTTTCCGCGCTGCTCGACGGCGAACCCGCGGAGGTCGCGGCGGGACAGGCCGGACTGCGGCTGCCGCCGTGCTACCTCGTCCTCGCGGCGTCGGTCGGGGCGCATCCGGACGAGGAGATCGACGGGGTCGACCCGCTGGTCGCCGGGCGACGAAAGCTCCGGCGGCTGCGGGTCGAACTCGAGCGCCAGATCCGGGGCACCGTCCTGACCTCGCTCACTCCCGAAGGCGGCATCGCCTTGCTATCGCACGAAACCCCGGCCGGCGAACTGTCCACTCGCGACTGGGCCCGGCTGGAGCGTGTCCTCGTCGACGTCGCCAGGACGGCGGGTGCCGAGGTCACCGCCGGGGTGGCCGCCGCTAAACCGTCCGAGGTGCCCGACGCGGCGAAGCTCGCGCAGGACGTGCTCGCGGTCGCCATCGGAGCCGGTCGGCCGCCGGGCCTGTACCGCCTCGACGACGTCCTGCTCGAATACCAGCTTTCCCGTCCCGGACCCGCACTCGACCGGCTGGCCTCCAGGCTGGCGCCGCTCGACGGCAACGAGGAGCTCCTGCTGACGCTGGAGACCTTCCTCCGCCGGGGAGGGCGACGGCAGACCGCCGCGGCCCTGCACGTCCACCCCAACACGGTCGATTACCGGCTGCGCCGGATCGCAGACCTCACCGGGCTGGATCCCACGAGGCTCGAACACGTCGCCCTGGTGAGCGCGGCGCTCGCCGCTCGCGCGACCCGAGGCCGTTCTTGAGCCTCTTGTGACACGTCACCAACGGCCCTACAAAACGTGAAGGTCCTCGCTGTCGCGGAGGTCGAGCAGCCGACGGGCGGAACGGCACTCACCAGGGAAGATGAAGAGGAGCGTGTGCGTTTCCTCGGCGAGCAAATGCGCTCGTTCGAGCACCCGCATGCCGGTCGTGCCGAAGAACTCGAGCTCGGACAGGTTGAGGATCACCTTGGTACCGCAGCCGTTGAGCCGCTGGCTCAGCATGTCCCACAGCCTCGGCGCGGTGCCGAGATCGACCTCGCCGTTCGCCTTGACCACGGCGGTTCCCCTGGTCGGCCTGCTCACGTGGAGCCGGAGACGTCCCCGACATTCCTCGAGCGCCCGCGGAGCGCGGGAGGCTGAGACTGCGCGCTTGCGGTCAAGCGCACGGGGCGTCGACAGGAAAGTCATATATGGAAGTACCCAGGCGCGTCACGAGGTGAAACCGGCCTACCCCTTCGCGATCTCCTTGTTCACGCCGCTCGGGCCTTCGTACTCCCGGTCGGGAAGCTTCCGCAGCAGGTCGAGCGTCCGGGCGTCGGCGCCGTTGCCCTCGGCGGCCCGGACGAGATCGTCCCTGCCCGCCGGGTAGTCGACGCCCGAGAGGCACTTCTGGATTTCGATCGGATTCGCGTCGCTCACGGTTTCTCCTCGTTTCCGATGGATTGTCCACTCTGCGTACCCGGCGAGCGACCGGGGAAACCCCGCGCTTGAAGGCCGGGGAAAGCGGGTATCACCAGCGCGTCGGAGGTGATGTTCCATGTCCGCTGCACAGACTGGCACCGGGCCGGTCGTGACCGGTTTCGACGGGTCACCCGAAGCACGCCGCGCCGTCCGCTGGGCGGTCGCCGAGGCGAAGACCCGCGGCCTCGGCCTGGTCCTCGCGTACTGCACCCATGACCGGCTTCCCCCACCCGGCTCGGACCCTGTCGCGACGCCGCTGAACGAAGCGCTTCCCCAGGCCGCCGACGAAGCGGCCGAGGTGGAACCTGCCCGTCGGCAACTCGC is a genomic window containing:
- a CDS encoding STAS domain-containing protein, with translation MTDYRAPASYPAPSTRRFVSSLDISITASADDTVVTVSGEIDLGVSDDLRRALDEELRFQPSALIADLSAVSFCDSSGFTVLVQIRAKAEEAGIPFIMVTQERALLRPMALLGLDAVFTVHPTLDSARNMLTR
- a CDS encoding DUF2795 domain-containing protein — encoded protein: MSDANPIEIQKCLSGVDYPAGRDDLVRAAEGNGADARTLDLLRKLPDREYEGPSGVNKEIAKG
- a CDS encoding STAS domain-containing protein, whose product is MSRPTRGTAVVKANGEVDLGTAPRLWDMLSQRLNGCGTKVILNLSELEFFGTTGMRVLERAHLLAEETHTLLFIFPGECRSARRLLDLRDSEDLHVL
- a CDS encoding helix-turn-helix domain-containing protein, whose product is MTSDKGSGFRIGGRPLAERLTEVLPSLAKTVLAEIVSRIPEYGLLPAEELSGDITQVIEQNLRSFIDTLRTGSTPAREELDFLRESAARRAEEGIPLDVVLTAYHIGIQVVWASLTPDARPEEVADVLAVNALTLRYLEVVTPAVGAGYLDERQTMFDDERSARHTVLSALLDGEPAEVAAGQAGLRLPPCYLVLAASVGAHPDEEIDGVDPLVAGRRKLRRLRVELERQIRGTVLTSLTPEGGIALLSHETPAGELSTRDWARLERVLVDVARTAGAEVTAGVAAAKPSEVPDAAKLAQDVLAVAIGAGRPPGLYRLDDVLLEYQLSRPGPALDRLASRLAPLDGNEELLLTLETFLRRGGRRQTAAALHVHPNTVDYRLRRIADLTGLDPTRLEHVALVSAALAARATRGRS
- a CDS encoding DNA alkylation repair protein, which translates into the protein MTTAEVMAELAALEDPRARQVNEKHGDDHGVNLGKLRALAKRLKTQQELARELWETDDTAAKLLALLICRPKAFDRDELDRMVREARTPKVHDWLVNYVVKKSPHAEELRLTWSADPDPVVASAGWALTTERVAKKPEGLDLTGLLDVIEAEMKTAPDRLQWAMNHCLAQIGIEHAEHRARAIGIGERLEVLKDYPTPPNCTSPFAPVWIAEMVRRQS